In Candidatus Nitrosocosmicus arcticus, the following proteins share a genomic window:
- a CDS encoding potassium transporter TrkG, translated as MCITSMFVTGFVLNAYGEKTPMNLRQASILMVSSFILLSFFGSIPYMYVNPFYKDIDPFSLVVKSFFESASGFTTTGLSQLLHPEDLPKSFDFYRSFTQWIGGLSFVYLIMAFFYPEKKLAHMQRMIGGVGLMLKQLLLTIAGIFTIYTVILTTLLYLFGYESTIYNLSLIFSAITGGGFIPTSTALNLQDTAQMLILISGMIISALPFAFHYAIFSKEMHTTKMRPEIYTYVAIIAVSIIVFYFLIASTDFASKPMFAMFHVVSASTNTGFQLIEMSVLSDEGKILLIIIMLIGGTAFSMAGGIKVGRILQIVQKVTKKKFVADDSTKSISGVSSRYNNQATNRHEPKSEKIKEEKTFREALLIIVLFIIVSFATAIILWVVEEKGFLNSLFESVSALTTTGITTGITSPNMSNISQISLIFNMIAGRFEIIAIVYFFLEISKRKH; from the coding sequence TTGTGCATCACATCCATGTTTGTAACTGGTTTTGTTTTAAACGCCTATGGTGAAAAAACACCAATGAATCTGCGGCAGGCGTCAATCCTCATGGTTTCAAGTTTTATCCTTTTGAGTTTTTTTGGAAGTATCCCATATATGTATGTCAATCCCTTTTACAAGGACATTGACCCTTTTTCTTTAGTCGTTAAAAGCTTTTTTGAAAGTGCATCAGGGTTTACCACAACTGGACTTAGCCAGCTATTGCATCCTGAAGACTTGCCAAAAAGCTTTGACTTTTATCGCTCTTTTACCCAGTGGATTGGGGGCTTAAGTTTCGTCTACCTGATTATGGCCTTCTTTTACCCAGAGAAAAAGCTGGCCCACATGCAGAGGATGATTGGTGGAGTGGGTTTAATGCTAAAGCAGCTGCTCTTGACAATAGCCGGCATATTCACAATATATACGGTGATTTTGACCACGCTGCTCTATTTATTTGGATATGAGTCCACTATCTACAACCTTTCACTCATATTCAGCGCCATTACTGGTGGAGGTTTCATTCCAACTTCCACAGCGCTAAACCTCCAGGATACCGCGCAGATGCTCATTCTCATATCCGGAATGATTATCTCTGCCCTTCCATTCGCATTTCATTACGCTATTTTTAGTAAAGAAATGCACACCACAAAAATGCGACCCGAAATTTACACATATGTCGCCATCATCGCTGTCTCAATTATTGTTTTTTACTTTTTGATTGCCTCCACGGACTTTGCCTCCAAGCCGATGTTTGCCATGTTTCATGTCGTAAGCGCCTCAACTAACACTGGCTTTCAGCTCATTGAAATGTCTGTGTTATCAGATGAAGGAAAGATTTTGTTGATAATAATAATGCTAATTGGTGGTACGGCCTTTTCGATGGCTGGGGGTATTAAGGTAGGAAGAATTCTTCAGATAGTGCAGAAAGTAACTAAAAAAAAATTTGTCGCAGATGACTCGACAAAGTCAATCTCTGGGGTTTCATCGCGGTATAATAATCAAGCCACTAATAGGCATGAGCCAAAATCTGAAAAGATAAAGGAAGAAAAAACTTTTAGAGAGGCCTTGCTAATTATAGTTTTATTTATTATCGTATCTTTTGCTACAGCCATTATATTATGGGTTGTAGAGGAAAAGGGTTTTTTGAATTCGCTTTTTGAATCGGTTTCTGCATTGACAACGACCGGGATTACCACAGGAATAACCTCTCCAAATATGAGTAATATTTCTCAGATATCTCTTATTTTTAATATGATAGCTGGCAGGTTTGAAATCATTGCGATAGTATATTTTTTCCTCGAAATTTCGAAGAGAAAACATTAG